The region GGTCATACCTTATTTCGGATACGCAAGGCAGGACAGAAAAGACCAGCCAAGAGTGCCTATTACCGCGAAACTTGTCGCAAACCTTCTGACGGCTGCGGGGTCCAACAGGGTATTGACTATAGACCTGCACGCCGGACAGATACAGGGATTTTTTGATATACCGCTTGACCACCTCTTTGCCATAAACGTATTTACCGATTATTTTACGAAGAACAAGCTGAAGAACCTCGTTGTGGTCTCTCCCGACGTCGGCGGCGTAAAGATGGCCAGGGCATATGCCAAAAAATTGAAGGCGGACCTGGCGGTTGTGGACAAAAGGCGGGTCAACGACGAAAAGACAGAAGTTATGTTTATAATGGGCGATGTAAAAGACAAGAACGCCCTTATAGTAGACGACATAGCCGCTACAGCGGGTTCGCTGGTGGAAGCGGTAGAGGCGTTAAAGAAAAACGGCGCAAAGGATATTTATGCGGCGGTAACGCATCCTATTCTTTCAGGCCCGGCGATAGAGCGCCTTAGTAAATCGCAGCTTAAAAGATTATTGGTCACGAACACAATACCTATCACGAAAGAGAAGAGCTTATCGAAAATAGAGGCGTTGTCTATAGCGCCGCTTCTGGCAGAGGCTATAAACAGGATACACAGGGAAGAGTCTATAAGTACTTTGTTTAACAAAATCGACAGATTGGGATAAGGTAATCCCTCGCTACGCTCGGGA is a window of Candidatus Omnitrophota bacterium DNA encoding:
- a CDS encoding ribose-phosphate pyrophosphokinase; translated protein: MKRDQMLVFTGNSNRALTNEICKKLEMPLGNARVGIFSEGEIKVKINEDVRGKDVFIIQSICPPVNDNLMELLILIDAVKRASAYRITAVIPYFGYARQDRKDQPRVPITAKLVANLLTAAGSNRVLTIDLHAGQIQGFFDIPLDHLFAINVFTDYFTKNKLKNLVVVSPDVGGVKMARAYAKKLKADLAVVDKRRVNDEKTEVMFIMGDVKDKNALIVDDIAATAGSLVEAVEALKKNGAKDIYAAVTHPILSGPAIERLSKSQLKRLLVTNTIPITKEKSLSKIEALSIAPLLAEAINRIHREESISTLFNKIDRLG